A stretch of the Halorussus salinus genome encodes the following:
- a CDS encoding aminoglycoside N(3)-acetyltransferase, with amino-acid sequence MDERIERTDEPVTPDRIASDLADLGVEAGDTLLVHSSLSSLGWVTGGEPAVVDALMEAVTPGGTLVMPTHSTQYSDPEGWQNPAVPDDWEETIRTERPPYRPDVTPTWNVGAIPECFRSYPEVHRSRHPTYSFAAWGADAEEVVADHAYRNGLGEKSPLAEVYDRDGAILMLGTQFDTNTSFHLAEHRADRDQEISTHETTVVGDDGEPERITLEHLSYDADDFAEAGSDFEEAHPEAVTEGAVGPADAKLVSQRAAVDYAADWFEKNRA; translated from the coding sequence ATGGACGAACGCATCGAACGCACCGACGAACCCGTAACGCCCGATAGAATCGCCAGCGACCTCGCCGACCTCGGCGTCGAGGCGGGCGACACCCTGCTGGTCCACTCGTCGCTCTCCTCGCTCGGCTGGGTCACGGGCGGCGAACCCGCGGTCGTGGACGCGCTGATGGAGGCGGTCACGCCCGGAGGGACGCTCGTGATGCCGACCCACTCGACCCAGTACAGCGACCCGGAGGGCTGGCAGAACCCGGCAGTCCCCGACGACTGGGAGGAGACCATTCGAACCGAGCGCCCGCCCTACCGCCCCGACGTGACGCCGACGTGGAACGTTGGCGCGATTCCGGAGTGTTTTCGGTCCTACCCCGAGGTCCACCGGAGTCGCCACCCGACCTACTCCTTCGCGGCGTGGGGTGCCGACGCCGAGGAGGTCGTCGCCGACCACGCCTACCGGAACGGACTGGGCGAGAAGTCGCCGCTCGCGGAAGTCTACGACCGCGACGGGGCGATTCTGATGCTCGGGACCCAATTCGACACCAACACCTCGTTCCACCTCGCGGAGCATCGCGCGGACCGCGACCAAGAAATCTCGACCCACGAGACGACCGTCGTCGGCGACGACGGCGAGCCGGAGCGAATCACGCTCGAACACCTCTCGTACGACGCCGACGACTTCGCGGAGGCAGGGTCGGACTTCGAGGAGGCCCACCCCGAAGCGGTGACGGAAGGCGCGGTCGGCCCCGCGGACGCGAAACTCGTCTCTCAGCGGGCCGCGGTGGACTACGCCGCCGACTGGTTCGAGAAGAATCGGGCGTAG